CGAGGTCTGGGGAAAGGCTGCATTGGCGTAGAGGTATTCCATTTTCTCCTTGTGCTTGAGCTCCTCGTTGGCCATCTTGAACAGCATGTCCTGTGTGCCGCCGGGTGGGTGCAGTTTGGCCAGTTCGGTGTAGAACTGGTTGGAGCGAAGCTCCCGGTGAGCGGCCACCAGAAACACCTCCGCACTGTCGAGATTCTCCTTGACCTCGGGCTCCTCCTGGTATTCCGCGATCTTGTAGAAGACCACGTCACTCATCCGCATGGCATCCGCAGCGAAATCCCCGTCCCGGTATTGAACCAGGAACGCCTTGTGCTTCTTTTCCTCATTGGCCACGAAGGCAATCGTGTCGCGGGTGGCTTCGTCCCGAACCTTGGCATGAATCCCCATGTAAAAATCGTAGGCTTCTTCCTCACGCTTGATGGCCGTTGCGATCAGGCCTGCGAGTCTCTCGTCCTGCATAGCGTTCACCTCCCGAAGTGGTGCCTCCGGCAACCGGACGTCGACCCGGAACGGTCTGTGAGTCGCCGGATAGCGGCAGTCGAAGAATAGATCCGATCCTACTTGGTTTCAAGGTTGCCGGCCGCCTTGGCGGCCACCTGGCGCTTGAATTTCTCGGCATCGATCACGAACCGCTGGTGGACCCCTTCGGAAATGGCGTCCACCCCGTCATCAGCCTGCAGATGGAAGGTGAGCCGACGGCCTTCGACTTTCTCCAGCCGCCCCTTGACCGTGACGGTGAAACCCGGCGGGGTAGCAGCGGTGTGGCTCACGTCGACATGCACCCCCACGGTCTGCTCGCGGGGCCAGTCGATGTGGGGGTTGATCGCCTGAATGCAGGCAAACTCGAAAAGCCCCACCATATACCCCGTGGCGAACACCTTGGGCATGACCTGGCCTTCCGGAATTTCAGGGTAAAGGTAGGGGACCGTCTTGTTTTCGGGCACCTTGAACCGGAACTCGAAGCTCAGCCCGGGTTTCAGCGAATCTTTCATGGCACGCCTCCCTGATAGCCGCTCTGAAAGCCGCCAGTGACTGGCAGCCCATAAGAGGCCCCGCCGCCGGTTGCCCAAGCGGGGACCGGTTGCCAGTATTTCCAAATCGCCCGCACTTGTCAATCCAAATTCTGCGCGCGCCGCCCCGGGTCCGGGGCCAACAGCGAAAGGCGAGACCTCCGCCGACTTAATTTACAAAATTGTATGAACATGGTTGAGAGAAAACAATTTTGTAATTTTTTATTTTCCGAGAGTGAATCCGAATTTTTAAAAATAAATACAATTACAGCTGGTTATAACGGAACTTCGGCGCGGTTGCGGCCATGGCACACCCCTTGCTGAGTGGTACCCGAAACCCTTCGCGCCACGGCAACCAACCGGTCATCCATTAGAGGAGGCACCCATGAAAAAGATTGAGGCGGTCATCAAGCCGTTTAAACTGGACGAGGTCAAGGACGCGCTCAACAAGCTGGGCATCAAGGGCATGATGATCAGCGAGATCAAAGGCTTCGGCCGCCAGCGGGGCCACAAGGAAATTTACCGCGGTGCCGAGTACCAGGTGGATTTCGTCCCCAAGATCAAAATCGGGGTGGTGGCCGATGACGACATGACCGACCGGATCATTGCCGGCATAAAAGACGCCGCCTTCACCGGCAAGATCGGCGACGGCAAGATTTTTGTCTACCCCGTGGAACAGGCCATTCGCATCCGGACCGGAGAGTCTGGAAATGAAGCGTTATAGAATCCTGGCAGCGACAGCCGCAAATTTTTTACCCCCCGAGAGGAGAACCCAAATGAAAAAACGTCTGATCATGTTGATCCCGATTTTACTGACCGTGTTGAGCGCGGCCGTTTTGTGGGCCGCAGACGAGGCCCCGACGCCGGAATCCAACCGAAACGCCATCGACCTGGTCCAGAGCCACGCCGACTACGTCTGGACCCTGGTGGCCGCCGCCCTCGTCTTTTTCATGCAGGCCGGCTTTGCCATGGTGGAAGTCGGTTTCACGCGCGCCAAGAACGCCATCAACATCCTGATGAAAAACCTGATGGACTTTTCCATCGGCTCGCTGGCCTTCTGGGCCGTGGGCTTCGGCCTGATGTTCGGGGTCTCCAAATCCGGCTGGCTGGGCACATCGGGCTTTTTCCTGAGCGATTTCACCCCGGAGGGCGACCCCTGGGTGCTGGCCTTCTGGATGTTCCAGGTGGTCTTCGCCGCCACGGCCGCCACCATCGTCTCGGGGGCCATGGCCGAACGCACCAAGTTCACCGGTTACCTCTGCTACAGCGTCGTGGTCTGCGGCCTGATCTACCCGATTTTCGGCAGCTGGGCCTGGGGCGGGCTGTTCAACGGCGGCGGCTGGCTGGAAGGTCTGGGGTTCATCGACTTCGCCGGCTCCACGGTGGTCCACTCGGTGGGCGGCTGGGCGGCCCTGGCCGGGGCCATCGTCCTCGGGCCGCGGCTGGGCAAATACGCCAAGGACGGCAGCATCCGGCCGATCCCGGGCCACAACATGCCGCTCGCG
This is a stretch of genomic DNA from Desulfobacteraceae bacterium. It encodes these proteins:
- a CDS encoding thioesterase family protein, which encodes MKDSLKPGLSFEFRFKVPENKTVPYLYPEIPEGQVMPKVFATGYMVGLFEFACIQAINPHIDWPREQTVGVHVDVSHTAATPPGFTVTVKGRLEKVEGRRLTFHLQADDGVDAISEGVHQRFVIDAEKFKRQVAAKAAGNLETK
- a CDS encoding ammonium transporter, producing MKKRLIMLIPILLTVLSAAVLWAADEAPTPESNRNAIDLVQSHADYVWTLVAAALVFFMQAGFAMVEVGFTRAKNAINILMKNLMDFSIGSLAFWAVGFGLMFGVSKSGWLGTSGFFLSDFTPEGDPWVLAFWMFQVVFAATAATIVSGAMAERTKFTGYLCYSVVVCGLIYPIFGSWAWGGLFNGGGWLEGLGFIDFAGSTVVHSVGGWAALAGAIVLGPRLGKYAKDGSIRPIPGHNMPLAALGVFILWLGWFGFNPGSTTAANKDIAMIFVNTNLAAATGAVCAMLISWLKFGKPEVSMSLNGALAGLVAITAPCANVSPTSSVLIGAVAGVLVVFSVLFFDRIKIDDPVGAVSVHGVNGAWGTLAAGLFNTGGTSAAIIGVQLLGIVACFVWTFATAFTMFKLIDKTVGLRVSPEEELEGLDYSEHGGNAYPDFEVLSPHGAGVAGGVFGGPGAVPAMSHGMRHSTENA
- a CDS encoding ferritin family protein; the encoded protein is MQDERLAGLIATAIKREEEAYDFYMGIHAKVRDEATRDTIAFVANEEKKHKAFLVQYRDGDFAADAMRMSDVVFYKIAEYQEEPEVKENLDSAEVFLVAAHRELRSNQFYTELAKLHPPGGTQDMLFKMANEELKHKEKMEYLYANAAFPQTSGG
- a CDS encoding P-II family nitrogen regulator, with product MKKIEAVIKPFKLDEVKDALNKLGIKGMMISEIKGFGRQRGHKEIYRGAEYQVDFVPKIKIGVVADDDMTDRIIAGIKDAAFTGKIGDGKIFVYPVEQAIRIRTGESGNEAL